One Belonocnema kinseyi isolate 2016_QV_RU_SX_M_011 chromosome 6, B_treatae_v1, whole genome shotgun sequence genomic region harbors:
- the LOC117174622 gene encoding IQ motif and SEC7 domain-containing protein 1 isoform X3 has protein sequence MIIVVSGFLVGFPQKMERPTHHTSLNQTHSGNVHNVYSSGNQTALSTSYITGQSYMQGQNYTLGPYPSSTVQVYPQSGYGQPQSYGAMVQGYGGQPQSGFQQACHKKGSVRNGYELSQDLLEKQIEMLERKYGGVKARNAALTIQRAFRRYTLLKKFAAITAMAKAEKRLSRKLQETSDRQGNMTDHERLPYHSQIYIHNQQAQGGVRPMPIRSMSLRERRHPDNSQCYAPMPRSQSGRCEVQISGHRVNAHQHNHNHNVHPGRHQNSLTPSPCARHQAPPSPCWESSSQESGSSIHYYNPQETLCGLRQDTPPRDPHRTPCTSPSTPHHLQTPHLQNWSNSSQMGSGGRNRSAKKVPPEVPKRTSSISSRSMEPRHNGLSKSVENGSLSSVQSSGSDSTNCESSEGDAQRGSPIWKHKGISGSPEHPDCGHTNDSNNMMNSVKELGHSHANSGYQHPLMDHTEAISQTGYKVSEQNRKRQYRVGLNLFNKKPERGITYLIRQGFLENSPQGVARFLITRKGLSKQMIGEYLGNLQNNFNMAVLECFSHELDLAGMQVDVALRKFQTYFRMPGEAQKIERLMEVFSQRYCQCNSDVVSRLRSADTIFVLAFAIIMLNTDLHTPNLKPERKMRMEDFIKNLRGIDDCGDIEKDILIGVYERVKANEFKPGSDHVTQVMKVQAGFVGKKPNMALPHRRLVCYCRLYEIPDIYKKERSGVHQREVFLFNDLLVVTKILGKKKGRPTYTFRQSFPLCGMIVTLFEVPHYLFGIKLSQRVDGKELITFNARNETDRYKFVEDLKESISEMDEMETLRIETELERQKSSRGTRGSAENRDSGVADVEVCPCPGSCSERSETTDMESQLKRSALSNSLLDIHEQFAGEKPQRRGSVGSLDSGMSISFQSTSASSMSQGIKHHGQVHPTHPGTTIPGGSKGLAQQPSFLGGLFNKRERKLSQTEDTGPYSRTTEV, from the exons TTTCCCACAGAAGATGGAGAGGCCAACGCACCATACGAGTCTGAATCAGACTCACAGCGGAAATGTGCACAATGTATATTCCTCCGGAAATCAAACGGCCCTCTCAACATCGTACATAACAGGCCAGTCGTATATGCAGGGGCAAAATTATACCCTGGGCCCTTATCCTTCATCCACGGTGCAGGTGTATCCACAATCGGGATACGGACAACCCCAAAGTTATGGAGCAATGGTCCAGGGTTATGGAGGACAACCCCAGTCTGGATTCCAGCAGGCTTGTCATAAAAAGGGATCGGTCCGCAATGG GTACGAATTGTCCCAGGATTTGCTGGAAAAGCAAATCGAGATGCTGGAGAGAAAATACGGCGGAGTGAAGGCGAGAAATGCGGCTCTGACGATCCAGAGGGCTTTCCGAAGGTACACCCTTCTAAAAAAATTCGCAGCAATCACAGCAATGGCCAAGGCGGAGAAGAGATTGAGCCGGAAGTTGCAGGAGACTTCGGATCGTCAAGGAAATATGACCGATCATGAGAGGCTGCCTTATCATAGTCAGATTTATATTCACAATCAGCAAGCTCAAGGTGGAGTTCGACCAATGCCCATCAGAAGTATGTCTCTGCGGGAACGGAGGCATCCTGACAATTCCCAATGTTATGCACCAATGCCAAGGAGCCAAAGTGGAAGATGTGAAGTGCAAATTTCAGGTCACAGGGTCAATGCTCATCAGCACAATCACAATCATAATGTTCATCCAGGTCGTCATCAAAATTCCTTGACGCCCAGCCCTTGTGCAAGGCACCAAGCGCCGCCAAGTCCATGTTGGGAATCCAGCTCTCAAGAAAGTGGATCCAGTATTCATTATTATAATCCACAA GAAACCTTGTGTGGATTGAGACAGGATACTCCGCCCAGGGATCCACACAGGACTCCCTGCACTTCACCATCCACACCTCACCATCTGCAAACACCGCACTTGCAAAACTGGAGCAATTCATCCCAGATGGGTTCTGGAGGAAGAAATAGGTCTGCGAAAAAAGTACCTCCGGAGGTTCCGAAGAGAACTTCTTCGATATCATCAAGATCCATGGAACCAAGGCACAATGGACTCAGCAAAAGTGTGGAAAATGGAAGTCTCAGCTCTGTTCAAAGCTCCGGCAGCGACTCCACTAATTGCGAAAGCTCGGAAGGAGACGCACAGAGAGGATCGCCGATTTGGAAGCATAAAGGCATT TCGGGCTCGCCCGAACACCCAGACTGTGGTCACACGAACGACAGTAATAACATGATGAATAGCGTCAAGGAGTTGGGTCACTCCCATGCGAATTCCGGATACCAACACCCGCTCATGGACCACACCGAGGCGATATCGCAAACTGGCTACAAAGTTTCAGAACAGAACAGAAAACGGCAATACAGGGTGGGGCTCAATCTCTTCAATAAGAAACCTGAGCGGGGCATCACCTATCTGATTAGGCAAGGCTTTCTGGAAAATAGTCCGCAGGGAGTCGCTCGATTTCTGATCACGAGGAAGGGACTCTCGAAGCAGATGATTGGAGAGTATCTGgggaatttacaaaataatttcaacatgGCTGTTCTAGA atGCTTCTCGCACGAGTTGGATCTTGCCGGAATGCAGGTGGACGTGGCATTGCGAAAGTTCCAAACCTATTTCAGAATGCCAGGTGAGGCTCAGAAGATCGAGCGGTTGATGGAAGTATTTAGTCAACGATACTGCCAGTGCAACTCGGACGTGGTCTCGAGGTTGCGATCAGCGGACACAATTTTCGTCCTGGCATTCGCGATCATCATGCTCAACACGGATCTGCACACGCCGAACCTGAAACCCGAGCGCAAAATGAGGATGGAGGACTTCATCAAGAATCTGCGAGGCATCGACGATTGCGGCGACATCGAGAAAGACATCCTAATCGGGGTCTACGAGAGAGTCAAGGCAAACGAATTTAAACCCGGCTCCGATCACGTAACTCAGGTGATGAAAGTCCAAGCTGGTTTCGTTGGGAAGAAGCCTAATATGGCCCTTCCACACCGAAGATTGGTATGCTACTGCAGACTCTACGAAATTCCGGACATCTACAAAAAGGAGCGATCTGGTGTTCACCAGAGAGAGGTCTTCTTGTTCAATGACTTGTTGGTCGTGACGAAAATTTTAGGCAAGAAAAAAGGCCGGCCAACGTACACCTTCAGGCAGAGCTTTCCACTTTGTGGAATGATTGTCACACTCTTCGAAGTTCCTC attatctttttggtataaaactttCGCAGCGTGTCGATGGAAAAGAACTAATCACATTCAATGCCCGTAACGAGACGGACCGGTACAAGTTTGTTGAGGATTTGAAAGAGTCGATTAGCGAGATGGACGAAATGGAGACTTTGAGAATCGAAACCGAATTGGAGCGACAAAAGAGCAGCAGAGGGACGAGAGGCAGCGCGGAGAATCGGGATTCTGGCGTCGCCGATGTGGAAGTTTGTCCTTGTCCCGGTTCCTGTTCAGAGAGATCAGAGACGACCGATATGGAGAGTCAGTTAAAGCGATCTGCTCTCAGTAATTCCCTTTTGGACATTCACGAACAAT TTGCCGGAGAGAAGCCACAACGTCGTGGAAGCGTGGGTTCGTTGGACAGCGGTATGTCAATTTCATTTCAATCTACTTCCGCCAGCTCGATGAGTCAAGGCATTAAACACCACGGACAAGTTCACCCCACTCACCCGGGAACTACAATTCCTGGGGGTAGTAAGGGCTTAGCTCAACAGCCATCTTTTTTAGGGGGCTTGTTCAATAAGCGAGAACGAAAACTGTCGCAAACGGAGGACACTGGCCCCTACAGCCGCACCACAGAAGTCTAG